A single window of Gossypium hirsutum isolate 1008001.06 chromosome A10, Gossypium_hirsutum_v2.1, whole genome shotgun sequence DNA harbors:
- the LOC107925301 gene encoding uncharacterized protein, which produces MASASTWMLSLKVLLISSGVLSIALGLKLSVPLVMEFSVSQAPLLWSTFRSWLKPPYLYFVINGIIITIVASSRFHQNNGENEKTEELMQQQPRSKILVEKRPDLEYEMKSSLDFDAVETVVYEQKEIVQEVKTTVFEAETNVAVVDDGDGGDVFAISKSEWNPPRRMDLSEIPLDVLFPVEKPPASSRFGHRKPVKANPEGGRALKVAKPKRHETLENTWKMITEGRAMPLTRHLKKSDTFENHGREINVETMADSPLVKKSETFRDRTNYQLPPSSSPASGKLRKEPSLSQDELNRRVEAFIKKFNEEMRLQRQESLNQYMEMVNRGC; this is translated from the exons ATGGCTTCGGCGAGCACTTGGATGTTGTCGTTGAAGGTACTGCTTATTTCTAGTGGTGTATTGAGTATAGCTTTAGGACTTAAATTATCTGTTCCATTGGTTATGGAATTCTCCGTTTCTCAAGCTCCGTTACTGTGGAGCACGTTCCGTTCTTGGCTCAAACCGCCTTATCTTTACTTTGTCATAAACGGGATTATAATCACGATTGTGGCGTCGTCACGGTTTCATCAGAACAACGGCGAGAATGAAAAGACGGAGGAGCTGATGCAGCAGCAGCCGAGATCGAAGATCTTGGTGGAAAAGCGGCCTGATTTGGAGTACGAGATGAAGAGCAGCTTGGATTTCGATGCGGTGGAAACGGTGGTGTACGAGCAAAAGGAGATAGTACAAGAGGTGAAAACGACGGTTTTTGAGGCGGAGACCAATGTAGCGGTTGTAGATGATGGAGATGGAGGTGACGTGTTTGCTATCTCCAAATCGGAGTGGAATCCTCCTAGGAGAATGGATTTGTCGGAGATTCCGTTGGATGTTCTGTTTCCGGTTGAAAAACCACCGGCTTCTTCTAGATTCGGTCACCGTAAACCTGTTAAAGCCAATCCTGAAG GTGGCCGAGCATTGAAAGTGGCGAAACCCAAACGCCATGAGACACTGGAGAACACGTGGAAGATGATAACGGAAGGGAGAGCGATGCCACTGACGAGGCACTTGAAAAAGTCGGACACGTTTGAGAATCACGGCCGCGAGATCAACGTGGAGACGATGGCCGACTCGCCGTTGGTGAAGAAATCGGAGACGTTCAGGGACCGGACTAACTACCAGCTTCCGCCGAGCTCTTCTCCGGCTTCGGGGAAGCTGAGGAAAGAGCCGTCGCTGAGTCAAGACGAGTTGAACCGTCGAGTGGAAGCGTTCATAAAGAAGTTCAATGAGGAAATGAGATTACAAAGGCAAGAATCACTAAACCAGTATATGGAGATGGTTAACCGTGGATGTTAG
- the LOC107925293 gene encoding vacuolar protein sorting-associated protein 28 homolog 2, whose protein sequence is MEVKLWNDKREREMYENFAELYAIIKATEKLEKAYVRDIISSSEYETECQKLIAHFKTLAFTLKDTVPSIERFADTYKMDCPAAINRLITSGVPATVEHRAAAAASATTSAAIVAECVQNFITTMDSLKLNMVAVDQVHPLLSDLSASLNKLGILPPDFEGKMKMKEWISRLSKMGAADELTEQQARQLHFDLESSYNSFMAALPSAGT, encoded by the coding sequence ATGGAGGTTAAGCTCTGGAATGACAAGCGCGAAAGAGAAATGTATGAGAATTTTGCAGAGCTATATGCCATTATCAAAGCAACAGAGAAGCTTGAGAAGGCTTATGTAAGGGATATCATTTCATCATCCGAGTATGAAACCGAGTGCCAAAAGCTTATTGCCCATTTCAAAACCTTGGCTTTTACTCTCAAAGACACGGTCCCCAGCATTGAACGCTTTGCAGACACATATAAGATGGATTGCCCAGCTGCTATAAACCGACTTATAACCTCTGGGGTGCCTGCTACCGTTGAGCACCGAGCTGCAGCCGCCGCATCCGCTACTACCTCGGCCGCCATCGTGGCTGAATGCGTGCAGAATTTTATCACTACCATGGACTCGTTGAAGCTCAATATGGTGGCAGTTGATCAAGTGCATCCTTTGTTGTCTGACCTCTCCGCGTCTCTCAATAAGCTTGGCATTTTGCCACCGGATTTCGAGgggaagatgaagatgaaggaaTGGATTTCACGGTTGTCGAAAATGGGCGCAGCTGACGAGCTAACGGAACAGCAAGCTAGGCAACTCCACTTTGACTTGGAATCTTCATACAATTCCTTTATGGCTGCTTTGCCTAGTGCCGGTACTTGA
- the LOC107925291 gene encoding syntaxin-124: MNDLISSSFKKYTDLKEQAYLDEMEAGTESVNLDKFFEDVENVKEDMKSVERLYKALQEANEECKTAHNAKTMKQLRSRMDTDVEQVLKRVKIIKGKLEALEKSNAVSRNTPGCGPGSSADRTRTSVVSGLGKKLKDMMDNFQVLRAKMQSEYKETVERRYFTITGEKPDDDTIENLISSGESESFLQRAIQEQGRGQIMDTISEIQERHDAVKEIEKNLIELHQIFLDMAALVEAQGQQLNDIESHVAHASSFVRRGTEQLQEAREHQKNSRKWMCIAILAAIVLIIVILIPLLPTIITLIQKKKM, from the coding sequence ATGAATGACTTAATCTCGAGTTCGTTCAAGAAATACACAGACCTGAAAGAACAGGCTTACCTGGACGAAATGGAGGCCGGAACCGAGAGTGTAAACCTCGATAAATTCTTTGAAGATGTTGAGAATGTAAAGGAAGATATGAAAAGTGTTGAAAGGTTGTACAAGGCATTGCAAGAGGCTAATGAAGAATGCAAGACCGCCCATAATGCGAAAACGATGAAACAGCTTCGTTCGCGAATGGATACCGATGTCGAACAAGTGCTTAAACGGGTGAAGATCATTAAAGGAAAGCTCGAAGCGCTGGAAAAGTCGAATGCGGTGAGTCGGAACACTCCAGGTTGTGGCCCTGGTTCGTCTGCGGATAGGACTAGGACATCGGTGGTTAGTGGGTTGGGAAAGAAACTAAAAGATATGATGGATAATTTTCAAGTGTTAAGAGCAAAGATGCAATCGGAGTATAAAGAAACGGTGGAACGTAGATATTTTACCATTACGGGGGAAAAACCCGATGACGACACGATCGAGAACTTGATCTCGAGTGGAGAAAGCGAGAGTTTTCTCCAAAGGGCTATTCAAGAGCAAGGAAGGGGTCAGATTATGGACACCATTTCTGAAATACAAGAAAGGCATGATGCTGTTAAGGAGATAGAGAAGAACCTGATTGAACTCCATCAGATATTCTTGGACATGGCGGCACTCGTTGAAGCTCAAGGTCAACAACTCAACGACATCGAGAGCCACGTTGCGCACGCGAGCTCCTTTGTAAGAAGAGGGACCGAACAACTTCAAGAAGCTAGGGAACATCAAAAGAACTCCAGGAAATGGATGTGTATAGCAATACTTGCTGCAATTGTGCTCATTATAGTCATCCTCATACCACTCTTGCCAACAATTATAACTCTCATTCAAAAGAAGAAGATGTAA